From one Synechocystis sp. PCC 6803 substr. PCC-P genomic stretch:
- a CDS encoding glycosyltransferase family 1 protein, which translates to MKIFYDGLIYAAYSKQSGGISRYFDNLISRLPEDFYPGLTTGREKTGSHPIHPHLELYRFDLRFRPGRICNWVRKEYFQYLSEKYKPQLAHPTYYSLLTGRRIESYQCPVVITVHDMIHEIFADYMDPNGEQAEIKRNAILAAQAILCNSENTKRDLLNQYPALENRVSVTYLATEFSEDNIDVNASVPTQPYFLYVGARGTYKNFDQLLLAFQKVTAKPKYADLLLCVVGSPFENQEKERLEFLGLSKNVVHYGRATDGQLAKLYNQSIAFVYPSLYEGFGIPPLEAMACGTAVIGSNVSSIPEVVGDAGLLFDPKSMDQLVDQLLYVLENPIKRDSLIQKGKKQCKKFSWDKTAQQTVETYRSLL; encoded by the coding sequence ATGAAAATCTTTTACGATGGTTTAATTTATGCAGCTTACTCCAAGCAATCTGGGGGGATTAGCCGCTACTTTGATAACTTAATAAGTCGATTGCCAGAAGACTTTTATCCTGGTTTAACCACCGGCAGGGAAAAAACAGGTAGTCATCCCATCCATCCCCACCTTGAATTGTATCGTTTTGACTTAAGGTTTCGCCCAGGTAGAATTTGTAACTGGGTAAGAAAAGAGTATTTTCAATATCTTTCTGAAAAATATAAACCTCAATTAGCTCACCCAACCTATTATTCGCTTTTAACCGGTCGTCGAATTGAAAGCTATCAATGTCCAGTTGTCATTACAGTCCATGACATGATCCATGAAATCTTTGCCGACTACATGGATCCTAATGGTGAGCAGGCTGAAATTAAGCGAAACGCTATTCTTGCTGCACAGGCAATATTATGCAATTCAGAAAACACAAAGAGAGATTTATTAAATCAATATCCTGCCTTAGAGAATCGCGTCAGTGTAACCTATTTAGCTACAGAGTTTAGTGAAGATAATATTGACGTTAATGCTTCAGTGCCAACACAACCTTACTTTCTTTATGTGGGTGCTAGGGGAACATACAAAAACTTTGATCAATTACTACTTGCGTTTCAAAAAGTCACTGCCAAACCCAAATATGCCGACTTACTGCTTTGTGTCGTTGGCTCACCCTTTGAAAATCAAGAAAAAGAACGCCTTGAATTCCTAGGCTTATCGAAAAATGTCGTCCATTATGGCAGAGCTACAGACGGACAACTAGCCAAGCTTTATAATCAGAGCATTGCTTTTGTTTATCCTTCCCTTTATGAAGGGTTTGGTATTCCACCTTTAGAAGCCATGGCCTGTGGCACTGCCGTAATTGGATCTAATGTTTCTAGCATTCCGGAAGTAGTAGGTGACGCAGGGCTACTATTTGATCCCAAATCGATGGATCAGTTAGTTGATCAACTTTTGTATGTTTTAGAAAACCCAATAAAACGAGATAGCCTGATTCAAAAAGGTAAAAAACAATGCAAAAAATTTAGTTGGGATAAAACTGCACAACAAACAGTTGAAACATATCGTTCTCTTCTATAG
- a CDS encoding bifunctional 2-polyprenyl-6-hydroxyphenol methylase/3-demethylubiquinol 3-O-methyltransferase UbiG has product MFADYNSILGYYQAKACIEHSRGDSLLDMPCGDGTLTSLLAPAFKTVVGLDASSQHLALAKENMPSAEFYEGLIEEFETNQKFDTITMLNILEHVVDPISVLQKAASLLSQNGILLVHVPNALAVNRRLAVLMGTLTHCEELSPFDIQVVGHRRSYSLSTLCNDIEQAGLKINATGGVFYKSLSTPQMDWFLANGLWEEGGFGWGRVGGEQKDWKAEFCRASYELGKQHPEDCNIIYACITK; this is encoded by the coding sequence ATGTTTGCTGATTACAACAGCATTCTAGGCTACTACCAAGCGAAAGCTTGCATAGAGCACTCTCGTGGTGACAGCTTATTAGATATGCCCTGCGGAGATGGAACTTTAACTTCCCTTTTAGCACCAGCTTTTAAGACTGTTGTTGGTTTAGATGCCTCTAGTCAGCACCTCGCATTAGCCAAAGAAAACATGCCCAGTGCAGAATTTTATGAAGGCTTGATTGAGGAATTTGAGACTAATCAAAAATTTGACACCATTACAATGCTTAATATTCTTGAGCATGTAGTAGATCCAATAAGTGTCTTACAAAAAGCGGCTAGCTTGCTGAGTCAAAATGGCATTTTATTAGTTCACGTACCTAATGCCCTAGCTGTAAATCGAAGACTAGCAGTATTGATGGGAACTCTGACTCACTGCGAAGAACTCTCACCTTTTGATATTCAAGTCGTAGGACATCGCCGTTCCTATTCACTGTCAACTCTCTGCAATGATATTGAACAAGCTGGGCTTAAAATTAATGCAACTGGTGGTGTATTTTACAAGTCTCTCTCCACTCCTCAAATGGATTGGTTCTTAGCAAATGGACTATGGGAAGAAGGTGGATTTGGTTGGGGGCGAGTTGGTGGTGAGCAAAAAGACTGGAAAGCAGAATTTTGTCGCGCATCCTATGAGCTAGGTAAACAACATCCTGAAGATTGTAATATTATCTATGCTTGTATTACTAAGTGA
- a CDS encoding cephalosporin hydroxylase family protein produces the protein MAMQELIWSIQPDLIIETGIAHGGSLIFSASMLELNAISGGPQDAEVLGIDIDIRQHNREAIEAHPMVKRISMIQGSSIAPEIIEQVKAKAEGKQKILVCLDSNHTHDHVLAELEAYAPLTSVGSYCVVFDTVVEDLPDEMFGDRPWGVGNNPKTAVWEYLKTHPEFEIDKSIQHKLLITVAPDGYLKRLG, from the coding sequence ATGGCCATGCAAGAGTTGATCTGGTCAATTCAGCCAGATTTAATCATCGAAACGGGCATTGCCCACGGTGGATCGCTGATTTTTTCGGCTTCCATGTTAGAACTCAATGCTATTTCTGGTGGTCCCCAGGATGCAGAAGTGTTGGGTATAGACATTGACATTCGTCAACATAATCGGGAAGCCATTGAAGCCCATCCCATGGTTAAGCGCATCTCCATGATCCAGGGTTCTAGCATTGCTCCAGAAATAATTGAACAAGTTAAAGCTAAAGCCGAAGGCAAACAAAAAATTCTCGTTTGTCTGGATAGTAATCACACCCATGATCATGTGCTGGCAGAATTGGAAGCCTATGCTCCCCTAACCTCCGTGGGTAGTTACTGCGTCGTATTCGATACAGTAGTCGAAGATCTGCCTGACGAGATGTTTGGCGACAGGCCCTGGGGCGTGGGGAATAATCCCAAGACAGCGGTGTGGGAATATCTCAAAACCCATCCTGAATTTGAAATTGACAAGAGCATCCAGCACAAATTGTTGATTACTGTGGCTCCCGATGGCTATTTGAAGCGGTTAGGTTAG
- a CDS encoding DUF4160 domain-containing protein, whose product METGVVNGSFPKRALRHVLEWHDLHQPELIANWQLCRQQEDLKFILPLE is encoded by the coding sequence ATCGAAACAGGTGTAGTGAATGGGTCATTTCCAAAACGAGCATTACGTCATGTTTTAGAATGGCATGATTTACATCAACCCGAGTTAATAGCCAATTGGCAACTTTGTCGCCAACAAGAAGATCTAAAATTCATTCTTCCTTTGGAGTAA
- a CDS encoding glycosyltransferase family 2 protein: MNPIVKAPTLNDLPAPPPGKTGWPWTEQNEALPEKMPDGSDWPKISIVTPSYNYGQFIEETIRSVLLQGYPNLEYIVVDGGSTDNTVTIIRKYEKYLKYWASEPDHGQTDAINKGYRYCSGDVFAWLNADDLYYDQSTLLKVINFYQKGYDLIVGECLNINADGTHFNQAITSTEKSDPTYFKKYLRYWSSGFLPQPAIFVKKEMADQCFPLSIELYYAMDFQFFLRVLNQEPKSVWIQEKLTRLRWHEDSKTMGTISRIDFHAIVPEPEVHKVALAEAENLPTWLEKIFFRIQAFDYLSLQPYINSLDNFHWLQITKTIVKRPTLAVWPLFWKIFFRSLLGEQIYKLLKRTIRTN; encoded by the coding sequence ATGAATCCAATAGTAAAAGCTCCCACTCTTAATGATTTGCCAGCTCCCCCACCGGGTAAAACAGGCTGGCCCTGGACAGAGCAAAATGAAGCTTTACCGGAAAAAATGCCTGATGGTTCGGATTGGCCAAAAATCAGTATTGTTACTCCTAGTTATAACTATGGTCAGTTTATCGAAGAAACTATTCGTTCTGTTTTACTACAAGGCTATCCTAACCTTGAGTACATAGTCGTTGACGGTGGTTCGACAGATAACACAGTTACAATTATTCGAAAATACGAAAAATATTTGAAATACTGGGCAAGTGAGCCCGATCATGGACAAACAGATGCTATTAATAAGGGGTATCGTTATTGTTCAGGAGACGTGTTTGCCTGGCTCAACGCCGACGATCTCTACTATGATCAATCTACACTTTTGAAAGTTATCAACTTTTATCAAAAAGGATACGATTTAATTGTTGGTGAATGTCTAAATATTAATGCTGATGGAACCCATTTTAATCAAGCAATTACATCCACAGAAAAATCAGATCCCACTTATTTCAAAAAATATCTTCGATATTGGTCGTCTGGCTTTTTGCCACAGCCAGCAATCTTTGTAAAAAAAGAAATGGCAGACCAATGTTTTCCACTAAGTATAGAGCTATACTACGCCATGGATTTTCAATTTTTTCTAAGAGTCTTAAATCAAGAACCTAAGTCAGTTTGGATTCAAGAAAAACTAACTCGACTCAGATGGCATGAGGACAGTAAAACCATGGGAACAATATCACGAATAGACTTTCATGCAATAGTGCCAGAACCGGAGGTGCATAAAGTAGCTCTAGCAGAAGCTGAAAATTTACCAACTTGGCTGGAAAAAATATTTTTTCGAATCCAAGCATTTGATTATCTCTCTCTCCAACCTTATATAAATTCCTTGGACAATTTTCATTGGTTACAAATTACTAAAACCATTGTTAAAAGACCTACCCTGGCTGTTTGGCCATTATTTTGGAAAATATTTTTTCGATCTTTGCTTGGCGAACAAATTTATAAACTTCTAAAAAGAACTATTAGGACAAATTAG
- a CDS encoding NAD-dependent epimerase/dehydratase family protein, with product MKIRWITPLLGTAAFNAVQNITDITVVDVRDLVDKAGNDNSAILHKIHQGVDLIKQGKRTVICCDYGMSRSNAIAVGIITNLEKIPFNQALRQVQEATGEAEIKLDPLNAVRQALGVNIKKEKCSQYRNILITGGRGFIGTALQGALINSEFRLISPTREQIDIFAGSTKLDLLASEENIDCIVHLANPRVYTSNVAMGQTLTMLRNVIDVCLAKDIPLIYPSSWEIYSGYAGTIHADESTPALPRGPYGETKYLAEILIDHCRRTRGLRCAILRSSPVYGSMSDKPKFIFNFFKKASQGQKIVTHHYINGNPKLDLLHIDDLISSIVATLKSRFIGNLNIGTGQLSSTLKIAEMIRDELGSSSMIQQIEVNTEVASIAMNYGRANHVLDWEPVIFFEQGLKSLLHQISTN from the coding sequence ATGAAAATACGTTGGATTACACCACTTCTAGGTACGGCTGCTTTTAACGCTGTTCAGAATATTACAGATATTACTGTTGTTGATGTTCGAGATCTTGTAGATAAAGCTGGCAATGATAACAGTGCTATTTTGCATAAAATTCACCAAGGAGTCGATTTAATTAAGCAAGGTAAGCGCACTGTAATTTGTTGTGACTATGGAATGTCTCGGAGTAATGCCATAGCTGTTGGTATTATTACAAACTTGGAAAAAATCCCTTTTAACCAAGCTCTGCGTCAAGTTCAAGAAGCTACTGGCGAAGCAGAAATTAAGCTTGATCCACTCAACGCAGTTCGTCAAGCTTTAGGAGTGAATATTAAAAAAGAAAAGTGTAGTCAATATAGAAATATTTTAATCACAGGGGGGAGGGGATTCATAGGCACAGCCTTGCAAGGTGCTTTAATTAATAGTGAATTTAGGTTAATATCTCCAACTCGTGAGCAGATTGACATTTTTGCTGGGAGTACAAAGCTTGATTTATTGGCCAGTGAAGAAAATATTGATTGTATTGTTCACTTGGCAAATCCCAGAGTTTATACTTCCAACGTTGCGATGGGACAAACTCTAACAATGTTGCGTAATGTTATTGATGTATGTCTTGCAAAAGATATTCCCTTGATTTATCCATCTAGTTGGGAAATCTATTCTGGATATGCTGGCACAATTCATGCTGACGAATCTACACCAGCATTGCCTCGTGGTCCATACGGAGAGACAAAATATTTAGCAGAAATATTAATAGATCATTGTCGGCGTACTCGTGGCTTACGTTGTGCTATCTTGCGATCTAGTCCAGTTTATGGCTCAATGTCTGACAAACCGAAGTTTATATTTAACTTCTTTAAAAAAGCGAGTCAAGGGCAGAAAATAGTTACCCATCACTATATCAATGGCAATCCCAAATTAGATCTCCTTCACATCGATGACCTTATATCGTCTATCGTTGCGACCCTCAAGTCTAGGTTTATCGGTAATCTTAATATAGGAACTGGACAATTAAGTTCAACCTTGAAAATTGCCGAGATGATTAGAGATGAGTTAGGCAGTTCTAGTATGATCCAACAAATAGAGGTAAATACAGAAGTTGCATCAATTGCAATGAATTATGGGCGAGCTAATCATGTTTTAGATTGGGAGCCTGTAATTTTCTTTGAGCAAGGTTTAAAGTCCCTTCTACATCAAATTTCCACCAACTAA
- a CDS encoding glycosyltransferase, translating to MSKNDKPLVSIGIPTYNRAESLKRAINSAVNQTYTNLEIIISDNCSIDETQQLCEELCKLDSRITYIRQAKNFGATNNFSFVLKKATGEYFMWLADDDWISENYIYDCQFFLQNNHQYLLCSGIAKYYLGDDIRMGENICLEENSPIERVKEYFNKVQDNGIFYGLYRKEAVLKLRIPSCFGGDWVFIACILLLGKATTLNTCVIHRVFQEKSTEDYAKEINSKYVLEKSYPYAFICFHFFSEIERTLILQNILTKQQKILLFLDILLTLMRRFGHLYSIEYGWLNIFCIRKKLISLLKIIIRNFRQSCLYFIDSLRTFIYNLKYTPQMYQLYASSKQKNSDLKKLAFFSPVKPIKSGISDYSEELIRFLCKKYQIFVFIDDSYTEKQCPNIENTFYLNHRLFPITSKILGIKKIVYQIGNNYYHNYMFKYINKNHGIVVLHDGIHMSGNVLQQPERHKIVVHSLSASTQVKSKYPNLSVNVISLLMSLPEENLKQDKNSLRHELNIDINTFVFGVFGIISEPKMVYELLLAFCHSFVQNENVAFLMVGYEIADSRVLNFLRANEDDKRLVCKLGVSMEDLYKFIKVTDACFNLRSTSRGETSSSLLRVMSCGIPVIASDIDSFSELPSDVLLKVSQNLSQDELSSILKKIYNEKDKLKEIGKKGKSYINSFHSPSKISDIYSTLIEIE from the coding sequence ATGTCCAAAAATGACAAGCCATTAGTCAGCATTGGTATACCAACTTATAATCGAGCAGAAAGCTTAAAACGAGCAATAAATTCTGCTGTTAATCAGACATACACAAACCTCGAAATTATTATTTCTGATAACTGTTCAATTGACGAAACCCAACAATTGTGTGAGGAACTTTGTAAACTTGACTCCCGTATAACTTACATACGTCAAGCTAAAAACTTTGGTGCTACTAACAATTTTAGTTTTGTTTTAAAAAAAGCGACTGGAGAATACTTCATGTGGCTGGCAGATGATGATTGGATTAGTGAAAACTATATTTATGACTGTCAATTTTTTCTTCAAAATAATCATCAGTATTTACTTTGTAGTGGAATTGCCAAGTATTATTTGGGTGATGATATCCGTATGGGAGAAAATATTTGCCTAGAAGAAAACTCTCCCATAGAAAGGGTGAAAGAATATTTTAATAAAGTTCAAGATAATGGAATTTTTTATGGACTTTATCGCAAAGAAGCCGTTCTAAAATTGAGAATTCCTTCATGTTTTGGAGGTGACTGGGTTTTTATCGCTTGCATATTATTACTCGGCAAAGCCACTACATTAAATACTTGTGTTATTCATAGAGTATTTCAGGAAAAGAGTACAGAAGACTATGCAAAAGAAATTAATTCTAAATATGTGCTGGAAAAATCTTATCCGTATGCTTTTATCTGTTTTCATTTCTTTTCGGAAATTGAAAGAACCTTGATTTTGCAAAACATATTAACAAAACAACAAAAAATACTCTTGTTTCTTGATATTTTATTGACTTTAATGCGTCGTTTCGGTCACTTATATTCAATTGAATATGGTTGGTTGAATATCTTTTGCATTCGTAAAAAATTAATCTCTTTGCTAAAGATAATAATTAGAAATTTCCGCCAATCGTGTTTATATTTCATTGATTCGCTACGAACATTTATTTATAACTTAAAATATACACCACAAATGTATCAATTGTATGCATCAAGCAAACAAAAGAATTCTGACTTAAAGAAATTAGCTTTTTTTTCTCCTGTGAAACCAATAAAATCTGGTATATCAGATTACTCGGAAGAATTGATTAGATTTCTCTGCAAGAAGTATCAGATTTTCGTCTTTATAGATGACTCATACACAGAAAAACAATGCCCAAACATTGAAAATACTTTTTACTTAAATCACAGATTATTTCCCATAACCTCAAAGATACTTGGAATCAAGAAAATTGTTTATCAAATTGGAAATAATTATTATCACAACTATATGTTTAAATATATCAATAAAAACCATGGAATAGTAGTCTTGCACGACGGAATACATATGTCCGGGAATGTCTTGCAGCAACCAGAAAGACATAAGATTGTAGTACATAGTCTTTCTGCATCTACCCAGGTAAAGAGTAAGTATCCAAATTTAAGTGTAAATGTAATTAGTCTTCTCATGAGTTTGCCTGAAGAAAACTTAAAGCAAGATAAAAATTCACTAAGACATGAATTAAATATTGATATAAATACTTTTGTTTTTGGAGTATTTGGAATTATATCTGAGCCCAAGATGGTTTACGAATTATTATTAGCTTTTTGTCATTCTTTTGTTCAAAATGAGAATGTAGCATTTCTTATGGTCGGCTATGAAATTGCAGATTCAAGAGTACTAAATTTTCTCCGAGCAAATGAAGATGATAAAAGGCTTGTGTGTAAACTTGGTGTAAGTATGGAAGACTTGTATAAATTCATAAAAGTCACCGATGCTTGTTTTAACTTAAGATCTACTTCACGAGGAGAAACATCTAGCTCATTGCTTAGGGTAATGTCTTGCGGTATTCCCGTAATAGCTAGTGATATTGACAGCTTTTCAGAATTACCTAGCGATGTTCTGCTAAAAGTCTCTCAGAACTTATCTCAAGATGAATTATCTTCCATATTAAAAAAAATTTACAATGAGAAAGACAAGCTCAAAGAAATAGGTAAAAAAGGAAAATCTTATATTAATTCTTTTCATTCTCCCAGCAAAATTTCTGATATTTATTCTACTCTTATTGAAATAGAATAA
- a CDS encoding DUF2442 domain-containing protein has product MFLHVVSASYMDNYKIKLQFNDHRTGIVDLVDSLNGKMFSPLQDLVLFQQFGVDAELGTVCWSNGADFAPEYLYFLAFRDLPELKEQFEKWGYLRAKVAVS; this is encoded by the coding sequence ATGTTTTTACATGTTGTTTCTGCTTCTTACATGGATAACTACAAAATTAAGCTTCAATTTAATGATCATCGTACTGGAATTGTCGATCTAGTCGATAGTTTAAACGGCAAGATGTTTAGTCCATTGCAAGATCTGGTTTTGTTTCAACAATTTGGAGTTGATGCAGAATTGGGAACAGTTTGTTGGTCAAATGGTGCTGACTTTGCGCCTGAATATCTGTATTTTCTCGCATTTCGTGATCTTCCTGAATTGAAGGAACAGTTTGAAAAATGGGGGTATTTGCGAGCTAAAGTTGCCGTTAGTTGA
- a CDS encoding DegT/DnrJ/EryC1/StrS family aminotransferase: protein MAKSRIYYTKPSITELEVEYATDAARNGWGDRCYEYIVRFEEVFKKYLGVEYSIATSSCTGALHMGMAALGIGPGDEVILADTNWIATVAPIVHLGAKPVFVDILPDSWCIDPVLAEQAITPRTKAIVATHIYGNLCDMEALLAIEQRHGIPIIEDAAEAIGSVYHGKRAGSMGKFGSFSFHGTKTLTTGEGGMFVTNDPDLYETVLTLSNHGRARGQTKQFWADMVGFKYKMSNIQAAIGCAQMERIEELVSRKREILSYYKENLESLPGITMNPEPKGMVNGGWMPTAVFSPESGITREKLQVLFKEANVDARVFFWPLSSLSMFDDKPTNKLAWDIPTRAINLPSYHDLSGKDIKQVIDSMTDNLYPKNANRSKK from the coding sequence ATGGCTAAATCCCGCATTTACTACACTAAGCCCTCAATAACTGAGCTGGAAGTCGAGTATGCTACTGATGCCGCTCGCAATGGCTGGGGCGATCGCTGTTATGAATATATTGTGCGTTTTGAAGAAGTATTTAAAAAATATTTAGGGGTCGAATATAGCATTGCAACTTCTAGCTGTACGGGGGCTTTGCACATGGGGATGGCGGCTCTGGGGATTGGCCCTGGTGATGAGGTGATTTTAGCGGATACGAATTGGATTGCTACGGTGGCTCCCATTGTCCATCTGGGGGCCAAGCCGGTATTTGTGGATATTTTGCCAGATAGTTGGTGTATTGATCCCGTTTTGGCGGAGCAAGCGATTACGCCACGGACGAAGGCGATTGTGGCGACTCATATTTACGGCAATCTCTGTGATATGGAGGCTTTATTGGCGATCGAGCAACGCCATGGCATTCCGATTATTGAGGATGCGGCAGAGGCGATCGGCTCGGTTTACCATGGCAAGCGGGCTGGCTCGATGGGTAAGTTTGGCAGTTTTTCTTTCCACGGTACGAAGACGTTGACAACTGGGGAAGGGGGGATGTTCGTGACCAATGATCCTGATTTATACGAGACGGTGTTAACGCTCTCGAATCATGGCCGGGCTAGGGGGCAAACGAAGCAGTTTTGGGCGGATATGGTGGGCTTTAAATATAAGATGTCCAATATCCAAGCGGCGATCGGCTGTGCTCAAATGGAGCGCATTGAAGAGTTGGTTAGCCGTAAACGGGAAATCCTTAGTTACTATAAAGAAAATTTGGAGTCTTTACCGGGGATAACAATGAATCCTGAGCCAAAGGGTATGGTTAATGGTGGATGGATGCCAACGGCGGTATTTAGCCCTGAATCTGGTATTACTCGGGAAAAGTTACAAGTCCTTTTTAAGGAGGCGAATGTGGATGCCCGTGTTTTCTTTTGGCCGTTATCGAGTTTATCGATGTTTGATGATAAGCCCACAAATAAGTTGGCATGGGATATTCCAACAAGGGCAATAAATTTGCCTAGTTATCATGATTTGAGTGGCAAGGATATTAAACAGGTTATTGATTCTATGACAGACAATCTTTATCCGAAAAACGCAAATAGATCAAAAAAATGA
- a CDS encoding type II toxin-antitoxin system PemK/MazF family toxin, which yields MDLKQAEVVLCEFYFSDLKQNKLRPVVVFKDNLPFDDFVGMPVSSRVGQLNDDEIVLDESDFIEGLLSKCSKVMVRKIFVISKQVVIKKHGTLSTQSFSKLHLTFCRYFGCENQS from the coding sequence ATGGATCTGAAGCAGGCAGAAGTCGTCCTATGCGAGTTCTATTTTTCTGACCTCAAGCAGAATAAACTAAGGCCCGTTGTTGTTTTTAAGGACAATTTGCCCTTCGATGATTTTGTTGGAATGCCGGTGAGTAGCAGGGTAGGTCAATTAAATGACGATGAAATCGTGTTGGATGAGTCGGATTTTATTGAGGGCCTTCTGTCCAAGTGCTCCAAAGTGATGGTGAGAAAAATATTCGTCATCTCAAAACAGGTTGTCATCAAAAAGCATGGTACGCTCTCTACCCAAAGCTTTAGTAAACTTCATCTGACTTTCTGTAGGTATTTTGGATGTGAAAACCAGTCTTGA
- a CDS encoding ATP-grasp domain-containing protein, with protein sequence MNQRIKVMIAGIGGASLGTEICKSLKLAKIYDVFGCDISATAYGMYENDFLNTYQVSSSNYARNVLDVCVDAGVKWLIPGGEEPMKLLGQETKMFAAANIHVVANSPSLISICSNKKRTFNKLTELEISIPKTIALQSKSDLDYIGLPCIVKPSTGTGGSVSVFFAVSFEEAMVYAEFIKRNGSEPIAQEYIDINEGEFTIGVLSLPNQNVVGSIALKRELSAKLSVAYRGRGGIISSGYSQGYIGEYPELCKQAEDIAKALNSAGPINIQARVRNGKLMPFEINPRFSASTYLRAMAGFNEVDIMLRYLALQIEPQKPLIQTGWYLRSLTEQYVSEEALR encoded by the coding sequence ATGAATCAACGAATCAAAGTAATGATTGCTGGGATTGGAGGGGCTTCTCTTGGCACAGAAATTTGTAAGTCCCTCAAACTGGCTAAAATATACGACGTATTTGGATGTGATATTTCTGCTACTGCCTATGGTATGTATGAAAATGACTTTTTGAATACCTATCAAGTCTCATCTAGTAACTATGCGAGAAATGTTCTGGATGTTTGTGTTGATGCGGGCGTAAAATGGCTAATCCCAGGTGGCGAAGAGCCAATGAAACTGTTAGGTCAAGAAACAAAAATGTTTGCTGCGGCAAATATTCATGTGGTAGCAAATTCACCTAGTTTAATATCTATTTGCTCCAATAAAAAGCGTACTTTTAATAAATTAACTGAGTTAGAAATATCAATTCCTAAAACTATTGCGCTACAAAGTAAATCAGATTTAGACTACATCGGATTGCCCTGTATTGTTAAGCCTTCAACGGGAACAGGGGGTAGTGTTTCTGTCTTTTTTGCTGTTAGTTTTGAAGAGGCTATGGTTTATGCTGAGTTTATTAAACGTAATGGAAGCGAGCCTATCGCTCAAGAATATATTGATATTAACGAGGGCGAATTTACGATTGGTGTTTTGTCTCTTCCCAACCAAAATGTTGTCGGTTCGATTGCTCTAAAGCGAGAATTGAGCGCCAAATTATCCGTTGCATACCGAGGCCGTGGTGGTATTATTTCTAGTGGCTACTCCCAAGGGTACATTGGTGAATATCCAGAATTGTGTAAGCAAGCGGAAGATATAGCTAAAGCACTCAATAGTGCTGGCCCTATTAATATCCAAGCAAGAGTCAGGAATGGAAAACTTATGCCATTTGAGATTAATCCACGATTTTCAGCATCAACATATCTTCGGGCTATGGCTGGTTTTAATGAAGTTGACATAATGCTTCGGTATTTAGCCTTGCAAATAGAACCTCAAAAACCGTTAATTCAGACTGGTTGGTATTTGCGTAGTTTAACTGAGCAGTATGTTTCAGAAGAGGCCTTAAGATGA